In a genomic window of Labilithrix sp.:
- a CDS encoding M23 family metallopeptidase, producing MKSILAASLVLFTFAACAQAPEPSDEASTPSAFASDCHDYVPSPDTSLSWPVVPFDGRAQGGAWLPAEFDRVNPRVPGSSACFRDATGALAPLNTLKHTGRDIFFESVADVYAPTSGTIVKVEHEPLSAVASSDVVLLQLDLNRFQRQAIADRTRQYTSTWFDATGPWYAVYRHLAYGSARPEGTRVNAGDVIGRIANQGPNTHLHLEARWKSTIDHTCPASPMIAPGYFPVGTDLVAKGYLDPLDVFPILSCATGCFLTPVAGNVLRANVNPAGAVRCAALNRGALDIEGQRLYGCDPSAGTWTFTGIVAPTCH from the coding sequence ATGAAATCGATCCTCGCAGCCAGTCTGGTTCTCTTCACGTTTGCAGCTTGTGCCCAGGCGCCGGAGCCGTCCGACGAAGCCTCGACGCCATCGGCGTTCGCGAGCGATTGCCACGACTACGTTCCGTCGCCGGACACCTCGCTGTCGTGGCCGGTGGTGCCGTTCGACGGTCGCGCGCAAGGCGGCGCGTGGCTCCCGGCGGAGTTCGACCGCGTCAATCCACGCGTGCCCGGCTCGTCCGCGTGCTTTCGCGACGCCACCGGCGCGTTGGCTCCGCTGAACACGCTGAAGCACACCGGACGCGACATCTTCTTCGAGTCGGTCGCGGACGTCTACGCGCCCACGTCCGGAACGATCGTGAAGGTCGAGCACGAACCGCTCTCGGCCGTCGCTTCGAGCGACGTCGTCCTGCTCCAGCTCGATCTGAACCGCTTTCAGAGGCAGGCCATCGCCGACCGCACGAGGCAGTACACGTCGACGTGGTTCGACGCGACGGGCCCGTGGTACGCGGTCTATCGTCATCTCGCGTACGGCTCGGCGCGACCGGAGGGCACCCGTGTCAACGCGGGCGACGTCATCGGACGGATCGCCAATCAAGGTCCGAATACGCACCTCCATCTCGAGGCGCGGTGGAAGTCGACCATCGATCACACGTGCCCCGCTTCACCGATGATCGCGCCGGGGTATTTCCCAGTCGGGACCGACCTCGTCGCGAAGGGCTACCTCGATCCGCTCGACGTGTTCCCGATCCTTTCGTGCGCGACGGGCTGCTTCCTCACGCCGGTCGCGGGCAACGTCCTCCGCGCCAACGTCAATCCCGCGGGCGCCGTCCGTTGCGCGGCCCTCAACCGAGGCGCGCTCGATATCGAAGGTCAGCGGCTCTACGGCTGCGATCCATCCGCCGGCACCTGGACCTTCACCGGCATCGTCGCGCCGACGTGCCACTGA
- a CDS encoding M1 family metallopeptidase, giving the protein MRLTIVAAALLVGLVACPGEPPPPPPLPPPPAVEPPTVLPPPLESGRLPALAIPRGYSLDLDVDPTKDRFSGVVRIEAELPEKTSFVVLHARGLHVRAARAVRGREAPVVATTSLRTAAGARVADELVLAFPRPLAPGWATLVLEYDAPFDDTLAGVYRVKEGERWYAFSQLEATAARRAFPCFDEPSFKVPFDVAIRVPPGMTAVSNTAETMREDAGGGKTRVRFARTQPLPTYLVALAVGDLAIEAAARGSRPPIRIVTTKAKANGPANKPALDAAGALVDALASWFGIPYPYDKLDLVAVPALAAGAMENPGLVTFREELLLVDPARASTESKRDQAEVIAHELAHQWFGNLVTAAWWNDLWLNEGMATWMQAKIVHALHPEWGVNVDAVVAMHEVMDTDGLAAARRVRQPVLSSADVEDAFDGITYQKGAAVLSTIERWIGEAAFQKAIKEYLGANAHQSVPTQKLFEALDRASGKDVTSLASGYLDQAGVPEVVAGVVCEQGSRWHVELGARSWRPLGATGANEDDNRTWNIPVCLRVDGAKKDECVDLVGGAPSLTAGRGACPAFVHPNTALSYYRWSLPEKQLVKLAESRASVDVPARVSVLSNTWSAVRSGDVDAKAVLKVLPAFDAETARQPVTEVVSILHRMSRAMIDEETRPAFRKFARARLEKRKKALGWTPAAKNAGDDALLRRTVLVAMADVVEDEATLKEAEELARKWLADPSSVDPDVATFAVSLGTRRAKDERIDALVKALKEAKNEEDHGVALAALGAFDDPAVLERALDRLLGDDVATNEIGTVLASASHRRASHATADRWVQKHWDELRKKLPGHLSHGLLRAPDGGCTTREADEDAVFYGPRAEQMEGGRRALEQSLESVAHCVALRRKGEATLHAALVGPPKKK; this is encoded by the coding sequence ATGCGCCTCACCATCGTCGCCGCTGCGCTCTTGGTGGGCCTGGTCGCGTGCCCGGGGGAGCCGCCGCCACCGCCGCCGCTCCCGCCGCCGCCGGCGGTCGAGCCGCCGACCGTGCTGCCGCCGCCGCTCGAGAGCGGCCGCTTGCCGGCGCTCGCGATCCCGCGCGGGTACTCGCTCGATCTCGACGTCGATCCGACGAAGGACCGCTTCTCCGGCGTCGTCCGGATCGAGGCCGAGCTCCCGGAGAAGACCTCGTTCGTCGTGCTGCACGCGCGGGGCTTGCACGTCCGCGCCGCGCGCGCCGTGCGCGGGCGCGAGGCGCCGGTCGTCGCGACGACGTCGCTCAGGACCGCGGCCGGCGCGCGCGTCGCCGACGAGCTCGTCCTCGCCTTCCCGCGCCCGCTCGCGCCGGGCTGGGCGACGCTCGTCCTCGAGTACGACGCTCCGTTCGACGACACGCTCGCCGGCGTCTACCGCGTGAAAGAAGGAGAGCGCTGGTACGCGTTCTCGCAGCTCGAGGCGACCGCCGCGCGCCGCGCCTTCCCCTGCTTCGACGAGCCCTCCTTCAAGGTGCCGTTCGACGTCGCGATCAGGGTCCCCCCCGGGATGACCGCGGTCTCGAACACCGCCGAGACCATGCGCGAGGACGCCGGCGGCGGGAAGACGCGGGTCCGCTTCGCGCGCACGCAGCCGCTGCCGACGTACCTCGTCGCGCTCGCGGTCGGCGATCTCGCGATCGAGGCCGCGGCGCGCGGATCGCGCCCGCCGATCCGGATCGTCACGACGAAGGCGAAGGCGAACGGCCCCGCGAACAAGCCCGCGCTCGACGCCGCCGGCGCGCTCGTCGACGCGCTCGCGAGCTGGTTCGGGATCCCGTACCCGTACGACAAGCTCGATCTCGTCGCCGTGCCCGCCCTCGCCGCCGGCGCGATGGAGAACCCCGGCCTCGTCACGTTCCGCGAGGAGCTCCTCCTCGTCGATCCCGCGCGCGCGTCGACGGAGAGCAAGCGCGATCAGGCCGAGGTCATCGCGCACGAGCTCGCGCACCAGTGGTTCGGCAACCTCGTCACCGCGGCGTGGTGGAACGACCTCTGGCTCAACGAGGGGATGGCGACCTGGATGCAGGCCAAGATCGTCCACGCGCTGCACCCCGAGTGGGGGGTGAACGTCGACGCCGTCGTCGCGATGCACGAGGTGATGGACACGGACGGCCTCGCCGCCGCGCGCCGCGTGCGCCAGCCGGTGCTCTCGAGCGCGGACGTCGAGGACGCCTTCGACGGCATCACGTACCAGAAGGGCGCCGCGGTCCTCTCCACGATCGAGCGCTGGATCGGCGAGGCGGCCTTCCAGAAGGCGATCAAGGAGTACCTCGGAGCGAACGCGCACCAGAGCGTGCCGACGCAGAAGCTCTTCGAGGCGCTCGACCGCGCGTCGGGCAAGGACGTGACCTCCCTCGCCTCGGGCTACCTCGATCAGGCCGGCGTGCCCGAGGTCGTCGCCGGCGTCGTCTGCGAGCAGGGCTCACGCTGGCACGTCGAGCTCGGCGCGCGCTCGTGGCGCCCGCTCGGCGCGACGGGCGCGAACGAAGACGACAACCGCACGTGGAACATCCCGGTCTGCCTCCGCGTCGACGGGGCGAAGAAGGACGAGTGCGTGGACCTCGTCGGCGGCGCGCCTTCGCTCACCGCCGGCCGCGGCGCCTGCCCCGCCTTCGTCCACCCGAACACCGCGCTCTCGTATTACCGCTGGTCGCTCCCGGAGAAGCAGCTCGTCAAGCTCGCCGAGAGCCGCGCGAGCGTCGACGTGCCCGCGCGCGTCTCCGTCCTCTCGAACACGTGGTCGGCCGTTCGCAGCGGCGACGTCGACGCGAAGGCCGTCCTCAAGGTGCTGCCCGCGTTCGACGCCGAGACCGCGCGCCAGCCGGTCACCGAGGTCGTCTCGATCCTCCACCGGATGAGCCGCGCGATGATCGACGAGGAGACGCGGCCCGCGTTCCGCAAGTTCGCGCGCGCGCGCCTCGAGAAGCGGAAGAAGGCGCTCGGGTGGACGCCGGCGGCGAAGAACGCCGGCGACGACGCGCTCCTCCGGCGCACCGTCCTCGTCGCGATGGCGGACGTCGTCGAGGACGAGGCGACGCTCAAGGAGGCGGAGGAGCTCGCGCGGAAGTGGCTCGCCGATCCGTCGAGCGTCGATCCCGACGTCGCGACGTTCGCGGTGAGCCTCGGCACGCGCCGCGCGAAGGACGAGCGGATCGACGCGCTCGTCAAGGCGCTCAAGGAGGCGAAGAACGAGGAGGACCACGGCGTCGCGCTCGCGGCGCTCGGCGCGTTCGACGATCCCGCCGTCCTCGAGCGCGCGCTCGATCGCCTCCTCGGCGACGACGTCGCGACGAACGAGATCGGGACCGTGCTCGCCTCCGCGAGCCACCGCCGCGCCTCGCACGCGACCGCCGACCGCTGGGTGCAGAAGCACTGGGACGAGCTGCGGAAGAAGCTGCCGGGGCACCTCTCGCACGGCCTCCTCCGCGCGCCCGACGGCGGCTGCACCACACGCGAAGCGGACGAGGACGCGGTCTTCTACGGACCGCGCGCCGAGCAGATGGAAGGCGGACGGCGCGCGCTCGAGCAATCGCTCGAGTCCGTCGCCCACTGCGTCGCGCTCCGCCGCAAAGGCGAAGCCACGCTCCACGCCGCCCTCGTCGGTCCCCCGAAGAAGAAGTGA
- a CDS encoding ABC transporter permease, with product MSLLETLRMAASALAANRGRSLLTVLSITIGAFAIVVMSSLAESGLNTLAKGIEDLGGARILLMWSKSPVRGQNKQFAYETGIRPVDRERIAKDLPHVEALSLYSQMGELDAMAESGLKARPSVIAGDAAFFEAFSLPLGHGRLFDDADNREHAPVCVVGKKLAEQVFPAPAEPVGSLLTIGALRCRVIGALGNTERFGVGFGFDWTDLVVVPTEAMQDVNPQTQNQAILFVKTDAASSNDIVKRLINARMEQRHPGVDDFEILDFSGGMKEFHMMFMTLELIVAVLAGIALFVGGVGVMNMMLVAVSERVTEIGLRKALGASPRTIGTQFLIESTLLSVFGGATGTALGIATATLASILIAKKFATWQHSVAPWAVLAALVVTFVIGVGFGWLPAKKAAGLDPVEAMRR from the coding sequence ATGTCGCTCCTCGAGACGCTCCGCATGGCGGCGTCTGCGCTCGCGGCCAACCGCGGGCGCTCCCTCCTCACCGTGCTGTCGATCACGATCGGCGCCTTCGCGATCGTCGTGATGTCGTCGCTCGCCGAGAGCGGGCTCAACACGCTCGCGAAGGGGATCGAGGACCTCGGCGGCGCGCGCATCCTGCTCATGTGGTCGAAGTCGCCGGTGCGCGGGCAGAACAAGCAGTTCGCGTACGAGACCGGCATCCGTCCCGTCGATCGCGAGCGCATCGCGAAGGACCTTCCCCACGTCGAGGCGCTCTCGCTCTACAGCCAGATGGGGGAGCTCGACGCGATGGCGGAGAGCGGGCTCAAGGCGCGCCCCTCCGTCATCGCCGGCGACGCCGCGTTCTTCGAGGCGTTCAGCCTCCCGCTCGGTCACGGCCGCCTCTTCGACGACGCCGACAACCGCGAGCACGCGCCGGTCTGCGTGGTGGGGAAGAAGCTCGCCGAGCAGGTCTTCCCCGCGCCGGCGGAGCCGGTCGGGAGCCTCCTCACGATCGGCGCCCTGCGCTGCCGCGTCATCGGCGCGCTCGGCAACACGGAGCGGTTCGGGGTCGGCTTCGGGTTCGACTGGACCGATCTCGTCGTCGTCCCGACGGAGGCGATGCAGGACGTCAATCCGCAGACGCAGAACCAGGCGATCCTCTTCGTGAAGACCGACGCTGCGTCGTCGAACGACATCGTGAAGCGCCTCATCAACGCGCGGATGGAGCAGCGTCACCCCGGCGTCGATGATTTCGAGATTCTCGACTTTTCCGGTGGAATGAAGGAATTCCACATGATGTTCATGACGCTGGAGCTCATCGTCGCGGTCCTCGCCGGCATCGCGCTCTTCGTCGGCGGCGTCGGCGTCATGAACATGATGCTCGTCGCGGTCTCCGAGCGCGTGACCGAGATCGGGCTCCGGAAGGCGCTCGGCGCGTCGCCGCGCACGATCGGGACGCAGTTCCTCATCGAGTCGACGCTCCTCTCCGTCTTCGGCGGCGCGACCGGCACCGCGCTCGGGATCGCGACCGCGACCCTCGCGTCGATCCTCATCGCGAAGAAGTTCGCGACCTGGCAGCACTCGGTCGCGCCGTGGGCGGTCCTCGCCGCGCTCGTCGTCACGTTCGTGATCGGCGTCGGCTTCGGCTGGCTGCCGGCGAAGAAGGCGGCGGGGCTCGATCCGGTCGAGGCGATGCGGCGATGA
- a CDS encoding sigma 54-dependent Fis family transcriptional regulator → MTTDDRAFGVTTEQAEAPVALVRRAKMKRPRLTWSDALGDHDVLVEGTWVLGSARDANVCVSDRAVSRLHCEVDATSEGLWVRDLGSKNGLVVDGLRVSGALVPDGGTIKVGTTAIAVRYGDEVTEEHIWGASSFGEMVGKSDAMRKLFASIAQLSKTDLSVLVLGETGTGKELVARALHAHSDRAGFPLGVVDCASMPEHLLESELFGHRRGAFTGADTTHEGIVEHSDGGTIFLDEIGELPLGMQPKLLRLLETKTFRRVGESRWRSADVRFVAATHRDLRQLVNAGSFREDLYFRLAVSIVAVPPLRTREDDVELLVERFAPALPPSLSRQALVDYARQRTWWGNVRELKSFVQRAVALETIDPSEMDPAEVQLPRVPEAAPAAAPGLDLDRPFKDVRDAWLEHLEREYIAAMMKTHDRNVSAVARAAGLDRTYVHRLIRKHGI, encoded by the coding sequence GTGACGACCGACGATCGAGCCTTCGGCGTGACGACGGAGCAAGCCGAAGCGCCCGTCGCGCTCGTACGGCGCGCGAAGATGAAGCGGCCGCGCCTCACGTGGTCCGACGCGCTCGGGGATCACGACGTGCTCGTCGAAGGGACGTGGGTGCTCGGCTCCGCGCGCGACGCGAACGTCTGCGTGTCGGATCGCGCGGTGTCCCGCCTCCATTGCGAGGTCGACGCCACGAGCGAAGGGCTCTGGGTCCGCGATCTCGGAAGCAAGAACGGCCTCGTCGTCGACGGGCTCCGCGTCAGCGGCGCGCTCGTCCCCGACGGCGGGACGATCAAGGTCGGCACGACCGCGATCGCGGTCCGCTACGGCGACGAGGTCACGGAAGAGCACATCTGGGGTGCCTCGTCGTTCGGCGAGATGGTCGGAAAGAGCGACGCGATGCGGAAGCTCTTCGCGTCGATCGCGCAGCTGTCGAAGACGGACCTCTCCGTGCTCGTCCTCGGCGAGACGGGCACCGGCAAGGAGCTCGTCGCGCGCGCGCTGCACGCTCACTCCGATCGCGCGGGATTTCCGCTCGGCGTCGTCGACTGCGCGTCGATGCCCGAGCACCTCCTCGAGTCGGAGCTCTTCGGGCACCGGCGCGGCGCGTTCACCGGCGCCGACACGACGCACGAGGGCATCGTCGAGCACAGCGACGGCGGAACCATCTTCCTCGACGAGATCGGAGAGCTGCCGCTCGGCATGCAACCGAAGCTGCTGCGATTGCTCGAGACGAAGACGTTTCGGCGCGTGGGCGAGTCCAGGTGGCGGAGCGCGGACGTCCGCTTCGTGGCCGCGACGCACCGCGATCTCCGCCAGCTCGTCAACGCGGGCTCCTTCCGCGAAGACCTGTATTTTCGGCTCGCGGTGTCGATCGTCGCCGTCCCGCCGCTCCGCACTCGCGAGGACGACGTGGAGCTCCTCGTGGAACGCTTCGCGCCCGCTCTGCCGCCGTCGCTCTCGCGCCAGGCGCTCGTCGACTACGCGCGCCAGCGAACGTGGTGGGGCAACGTTCGCGAGCTGAAGAGCTTCGTCCAACGCGCGGTGGCGCTCGAGACGATCGATCCTTCGGAGATGGATCCGGCGGAGGTGCAGCTTCCGCGCGTCCCGGAGGCGGCGCCGGCCGCCGCGCCGGGGCTCGATCTCGATCGCCCCTTCAAAGACGTCCGCGACGCGTGGCTCGAGCACCTCGAGCGCGAATACATCGCCGCGATGATGAAGACGCACGACCGCAACGTGTCCGCGGTGGCCCGCGCCGCTGGGCTCGATCGCACGTACGTGCATCGTTTGATTCGCAAGCACGGAATCTGA
- a CDS encoding ABC transporter permease: protein MAAGEEGGGARSGRGDAAMMGTLDLLRSLGGAFAHRVRAFLTLLGIMIGTGSIVLLASLIVGGKTLLIEQNQRVSDSDVIAVDQKDAPQAQREKTTRPLTRSDGDVLAESEALGGPLVASEFSASWELARYAGKEKRVAVVSASAATLELYRLTIEKGRPLDDEDKRSGAHVAVVGHRVYEELLGSHALDDSLRLAVGGKLFNVVGVLAHKPTMGSKEGTWAWDNKVLLPETTFDAIYSPEHKVGRVYVRGPSSPEARLGARATVQSTLLRRHFGVMNFALRQDQSGGNEELILTVIQVLLLGTGVLALLASGINIMNVMLVSVSERRREIGLRRAIGATPGSIMVQFLLEAAALSLSGGVLGVLGGVGVAWLVAVVARSSLGRWEFTLPAWSIALGLALAVVTGVVFGLAPAWRAAKVSPIDALRGE from the coding sequence CTGGCTGCCGGCGAAGAAGGCGGCGGGGCTCGATCCGGTCGAGGCGATGCGGCGATGATGGGGACGCTCGATCTCCTCCGCTCGCTCGGCGGCGCGTTCGCGCATCGCGTCCGCGCGTTCCTCACGTTGCTCGGGATCATGATCGGCACCGGATCGATCGTGCTCCTCGCGAGCCTCATCGTCGGCGGCAAGACGCTCCTCATCGAGCAGAACCAGCGCGTCTCCGACTCCGACGTCATCGCGGTCGATCAGAAGGACGCGCCGCAGGCGCAGCGCGAGAAGACGACGCGCCCGCTCACGCGCTCCGACGGCGACGTGCTCGCCGAGTCGGAGGCGCTCGGCGGACCGCTCGTCGCCTCCGAGTTCTCGGCGTCGTGGGAGCTCGCCCGCTACGCGGGGAAGGAGAAGCGCGTCGCCGTCGTCAGCGCGAGCGCGGCGACGCTCGAGCTCTACCGCCTCACGATCGAGAAGGGGCGTCCGCTCGACGACGAGGACAAGAGGAGCGGCGCCCACGTCGCGGTGGTGGGGCATCGCGTCTACGAGGAGCTCCTCGGCAGCCACGCGCTCGACGACTCGCTGCGCCTCGCGGTGGGCGGCAAGCTCTTCAACGTCGTCGGCGTGCTCGCGCACAAGCCGACGATGGGGAGCAAGGAGGGCACGTGGGCGTGGGACAACAAGGTCCTCCTCCCGGAGACGACGTTCGACGCGATCTACTCGCCGGAGCACAAGGTCGGACGCGTCTACGTGCGCGGTCCGTCGTCGCCCGAGGCGCGCCTCGGCGCCCGCGCCACCGTGCAGAGCACGCTCCTCCGCCGCCACTTCGGGGTGATGAACTTCGCGCTCCGCCAGGACCAGAGCGGCGGCAACGAGGAGCTGATCCTCACCGTCATCCAGGTCCTCCTCCTCGGCACCGGCGTCCTCGCGCTCCTCGCGTCGGGCATCAACATCATGAACGTCATGCTCGTGAGCGTGAGCGAGCGGCGTCGCGAGATCGGCCTCCGCCGCGCGATCGGGGCGACGCCGGGGAGCATCATGGTCCAGTTCCTCCTCGAGGCGGCCGCCCTCTCGTTGAGCGGCGGCGTCCTCGGCGTGTTGGGAGGGGTCGGCGTCGCGTGGCTCGTCGCGGTCGTGGCCCGCTCCTCGCTCGGGCGCTGGGAATTCACGCTCCCGGCGTGGTCGATCGCGCTCGGCCTCGCGCTTGCCGTCGTGACCGGCGTGGTCTTCGGCCTGGCCCCGGCGTGGCGGGCGGCGAAGGTTTCTCCGATCGACGCATTGCGCGGGGAATAA
- a CDS encoding alkaline phosphatase D family protein yields MKLGRRQLLQAAAASSLACRRKLDPPRWGVQSGDVDHASAVIWSRAAGASRMKVEWSLAPSFDRVTEVLGPIAHGGTDFTAKVRLTGLPSGTPIHYRAWFDDGERLTGRFATAPLDDRSVLLAWSADVAGQGWGIDPSRGGMPAFRALREREPDLFIHCGDAIYADEAIPPELVLPDGGVWRNVLEDERRDRARSLEDFRAAWRYPRRSAEVLAFSAAVPIVSIWDDHEVTNDWIPGQTGALEAHGRRAMFEHTPTLRDPSQPMYRKVAWGPLVDVFLLDGRSYRSPNDPPPPEGEAGMLGAAQVAWLTEALRSSRAVWKFVANGQPIADGFRGRGRTRPVIHDSWSNGNGPPAEREHELARLLGAIRGVKNVVWLAADVHYCGARRFSPEHASYKDFDPFWELIAGPLHAAHFPANPLDDTFGPEAEWTSAGEHFRGTPADGEQYFGLLAIDGKTHALTVTFADARGHDTHRLTLPAARD; encoded by the coding sequence ATGAAGCTCGGCCGCCGCCAGCTCCTCCAGGCCGCCGCCGCGAGCTCGCTCGCGTGCCGCCGCAAGCTCGATCCGCCGCGGTGGGGCGTACAGTCGGGAGACGTGGATCACGCGAGCGCGGTGATCTGGTCGCGCGCCGCCGGCGCCTCGCGGATGAAGGTCGAGTGGTCGCTCGCGCCGAGCTTCGATCGCGTCACGGAGGTGCTCGGCCCGATCGCGCACGGCGGCACCGACTTCACGGCGAAGGTCCGCCTCACGGGCTTGCCGAGCGGGACGCCGATCCACTACCGCGCGTGGTTCGACGACGGCGAGCGCCTCACCGGCCGCTTCGCGACCGCGCCGCTCGACGATCGCAGCGTGCTCCTCGCGTGGTCGGCCGACGTCGCGGGTCAAGGCTGGGGCATCGATCCGTCGCGCGGCGGCATGCCGGCGTTCCGCGCGCTCCGCGAGCGCGAGCCCGACCTCTTCATCCATTGCGGCGACGCGATCTACGCCGACGAGGCGATCCCGCCCGAGCTGGTCCTCCCCGACGGCGGCGTCTGGCGGAACGTCCTCGAAGACGAGCGCCGCGATCGCGCGCGATCGCTCGAGGACTTCCGCGCCGCGTGGCGCTACCCGCGGCGATCGGCGGAGGTCCTCGCGTTCAGCGCGGCGGTGCCGATCGTGTCGATCTGGGACGACCACGAGGTCACGAACGACTGGATCCCGGGGCAGACCGGCGCGCTCGAGGCGCACGGCCGGCGCGCGATGTTCGAGCACACCCCGACTCTGCGCGATCCTTCGCAGCCGATGTACCGCAAGGTCGCGTGGGGGCCGCTCGTCGACGTCTTCCTCCTCGACGGCCGGAGCTATCGCTCGCCGAACGATCCGCCGCCGCCGGAGGGCGAGGCCGGCATGCTCGGCGCGGCGCAGGTCGCGTGGCTCACCGAGGCGCTGCGCTCGTCGCGCGCGGTCTGGAAGTTCGTCGCGAACGGCCAGCCGATCGCGGACGGCTTCCGCGGGCGGGGGCGCACGCGGCCCGTCATCCACGACTCGTGGAGCAACGGAAACGGCCCGCCGGCGGAGCGCGAGCACGAGCTCGCCCGGCTCCTCGGCGCGATCCGCGGGGTGAAGAACGTCGTGTGGCTCGCGGCCGACGTGCACTACTGCGGCGCGCGGCGGTTCTCGCCGGAGCATGCATCTTACAAGGACTTCGATCCCTTCTGGGAGCTCATCGCAGGCCCGCTTCACGCCGCGCACTTCCCCGCCAACCCGCTCGACGACACGTTCGGCCCCGAGGCGGAGTGGACGAGCGCGGGCGAGCACTTCCGCGGCACCCCCGCCGACGGCGAGCAATACTTCGGCCTCCTCGCGATCGACGGAAAGACCCACGCCCTCACCGTCACCTTCGCCGACGCCCGCGGCCACGATACCCACCGCCTCACGCTCCCAGCCGCTCGGGATTGA
- a CDS encoding FHA domain-containing protein, translated as MDSHVRAPHPRGNVKTECFPEAPAPRLIPDLRAAYAFARGVVKSSPDTLGGRSGHRIVFIRKAAFGGVPLVAHPDAFVVVGRHSQCGLVLHDDPFVSLRHLLVRSVGLPSGKVALRLLDLHTDMGFTLADGSRQSSVFAEGPVAVGLGEYAIVALPNESEDDELPNDLPTPVVEELPPRPAGNPYREPAPRSKGSNRLSRITLMPMSVVLGSQVPAANLGNLTSSSRWAVTLERKGHTATVSVTAQDLVGGVVIGRSEKCISENLRRITDSCTSRLHVLFLREGEKVHAFDLASTHGISVEGTVVRHLEVSDHGAVLLLGSGDTAVRCFWRRVA; from the coding sequence TTGGATTCACACGTAAGGGCTCCCCACCCGCGCGGAAACGTCAAGACCGAGTGCTTCCCCGAGGCGCCCGCGCCTCGTCTCATCCCCGACCTCCGAGCCGCGTACGCCTTCGCGCGCGGCGTCGTCAAGAGCTCCCCCGACACGCTCGGCGGACGCTCCGGCCATCGCATCGTCTTCATCCGCAAAGCCGCGTTCGGCGGGGTCCCGCTCGTGGCTCACCCGGACGCCTTCGTCGTCGTCGGCCGCCACTCGCAGTGCGGCCTCGTCCTTCACGACGATCCCTTCGTCTCGCTGCGTCATCTCCTCGTTCGCTCGGTCGGCCTGCCCAGCGGCAAGGTCGCGCTCCGCCTCCTCGATCTCCACACCGACATGGGCTTCACGCTCGCCGACGGCTCGCGTCAGAGCTCCGTCTTCGCGGAGGGCCCGGTCGCGGTCGGCCTCGGCGAATACGCCATCGTCGCGCTCCCGAACGAGAGCGAGGACGACGAGCTCCCGAACGATCTGCCGACCCCGGTCGTCGAGGAGCTCCCGCCGCGCCCGGCCGGCAACCCGTACCGGGAGCCGGCGCCGCGGTCGAAGGGCTCGAACCGCCTGTCGCGCATCACGCTGATGCCGATGTCGGTCGTCCTCGGCTCGCAGGTCCCGGCCGCGAACCTCGGCAACCTCACGAGCAGCTCCCGCTGGGCGGTCACCCTCGAGCGGAAGGGCCACACCGCGACGGTCAGCGTCACGGCGCAGGACCTCGTCGGCGGCGTCGTCATCGGCCGCTCGGAGAAGTGCATCTCGGAGAACCTCCGCCGCATCACCGACAGCTGCACGTCGCGCCTCCACGTCCTCTTCTTGCGCGAGGGCGAGAAGGTGCACGCCTTCGATCTCGCCTCGACCCACGGCATCAGCGTCGAGGGCACGGTCGTGCGCCACCTCGAGGTGAGCGATCACGGCGCCGTCCTCCTCCTCGGAAGCGGCGACACCGCGGTGCGCTGCTTCTGGCGCCGCGTCGCCTGA